The sequence CTCTGGGGGGTGAGGGCTCCTCCGTGGATGGGGGCCCAGCCTGCCTTCCTGAGCTGACGCACATCCCTGTCCATCTAGCAAATCCCCTGGGTATTCTGGTGGCCAACCTGCTGTCTCCCACTCTGGTGAAGACGGAGGAGGACATCCCCTTGATGGTGAGGGAGCTCACAGGTGCGCGCGTGTGTGCACCTCTGTGTATGACGTAGAGTGTGTGGTTGTGCTTGagtggctgtgtgtgtgcatgtgtgtgcatgttcctGGGCTGTGTGTGCTGGTGCACGTGTGCGGGGCTGGTGGGCTCCTGCACCCACGCTGCCCGTGCGAGTGTGCACCTGCATCTTCTGTGGACACGGCTGAGTGCACCCCGTGTACATGGGGCTTCCTCCGTTGCAAGTACTGGGCACCTTCCGAGCGTCAGGCACAGCCCCAGACTGCCGGGTGTTTTCCTTGGAGGGGAGAGAGCACCAGGGCGGCGAGAGGCTGGCTGCGGCAGGATGCGGcgctgtgggggtggggaggaggatgcGGGACCAGAGAGAAAGGCGCTGAGGTGGAGGTGAGACTGAGGGGTGCGGCTGCAGCCAGAAGTGTGTGTCTGCTGAGCAAGGGGAGGGCGGAGGGAAGCGTCAATCTAGGTGGCATGCTGTTGGCTTGATGTGATGGACACCCTGGGGGGATCTGAAGGGAGAGTGATTCCATCTGGTCCAGAACAGCTCAGGGAACGAAAGGTGTGCCCGGAATGTCCAGGGAGAGCCTGGGCTGTGACTCAGCTGGGGAGTGGGGTGCACTGATGAGCGAGTGGCTTCTAGCTGGGGGATGCTTGGGGTCACTcgcagaggtgggagagggggtcCAGGTGACAGTTGGATAGAGCTCCCAGAGATGGTCCAGCTGAGGCCATCATTGTTGGTCACCCTTGGGTGAAATTTTGAAAGCCAGGTTTCTGAATGCAGCAAAGCAGAGGAGGCCCCGAACGGGCCCTGCCTGGGCTTGCTGGTGTCCACCTGGAACGACAGGCGAGGCGGGCAGTGAAGAGGCAGCAGCTCATCTGGAGCCTAGGGAGCAGACTTtaggtgcctgtgtgtgtgtgcgtgcatccACGGGGACCTGTGCACGTGCAGTCATGCCCGTGTGCGTGTATCCACaaggacctgtgtgtgtgtgtgcagtcacGCCTGTGTGCGTGTATCCACggggacctgtgtgtgtgtgtgcagtcacGCCCATGTGCGTGTATCCACAAGGacctgtgtgtgcgtgcactGCCCATGTGCATGTGGGTGCATCCAAGGCCACCTGTGTGAGTGCAATCACGcccgtgtgcatgtgtgtgcatccaCAGGGACCTGTGCATGTGCACTCACGCCTGTGTGCGTGTATCCATGGGGACCTGTGTGAGTGCAATCACGCCAGTGTGCATGTATCCATggggacctgtgtgtgtgtgcactcacgcCTGTGTGCGTGTATCCATGGGGACCTGTGTGAGTGCAATCACGCCAGTGTGCGTGTATCCATggggacttgtgtgtgtgtgtgcactcatgcCTGTGTGCATGTATCCATggggacctgtgtgtgtgtgcactcacgcCTGTGTGCGTGTATCCACGGGgacctgtgtgtgtgcactcacgcCTGTGTGCATGTATCCACggggacctgtgtgtgtgtgcactcacgcCTGTGTGCATGTATCCACGGGgacctgtgtgtgtgcactcacgcCTGTGTGCATGTATCCACggggacctgtgtgtgtgtgtgcactcatgcCTGTGTGCGTGTATCCACagggacctgtgtgtgtgtgcactcacgcCTGTGTGCATGTATCCACGGGGACCTGTATGAGTGCAGTCATGCCTGTGTGCGTGCATCCACGGGGACCTGTGTGCGTGTACTCATGCACACTCTCCCCACAGCTAGGCACCTACATCATCCCTGCCGGCCTCACATTCCTGCTGGCCACTGCGTGCCTCTGGGAGagtgtgccccccaccccgccctctgTGGGGGCTGCCCAGTCCACCTCGCTGTCATTCCTAGCTGGGCTGAAGCTGGTTAGTGCTGCACGTGCTGTGGGCCCGGGGGGTGGGGgcgaggagggggaggggcaggccaCCCCTGGAGCCCCCGCCTGTGCTTCGAGGCTCTGGACTGAGTGGCCCCTCCCCTTTAGCTCACAAGGAACAAGGCCTACATGGTCCTGGCTGTGTGCTTTGGGGGCGGCATTGGCATCTTCTCCAGCTTCTCAGCCCTCCTGGAGCAGGTCCTCTGTGTGAACGGCTACTCCAGCGTGAGTGCTGGCCCCGACCTGGGGGCTCCCCACCCGGACACAGCCTTGGGGGCCTGTTGACCTGCTGGTGGCTGTGGAGTGGCCCACGAACTTCCCAAGTGCTGTCTCCACACCTGGTTGGGGTGACCTCCTGTTAGGGTGCTCCTGAGATGCTGTATGAGTCTGGGTCTGCAGACAGTGGGTGGCAGCCATGGGCTGGGGTGCTGGCAGAGCCCGCCTGCTCCCACAGCCCTCCGCCAGCCCTGTGGGTCCGTCTGGTATTGGACTCACAGCATCTCGGCTGTGCCCGCTGTGGTCTGGCTTCAGCACTGGGTGTGGGGTTCAGGCCCCGAGTGTTCCCAGTTTCTCAGAGGTGACAGGCATCGAGGGCGTCTGCAGAAGCCAGGCCCTTTCTCTAGGACTTGTCCAGTTCCTGGGTGGAGGTGAGACAAGGACGTGGCACACCCAGGGAGGACACCTCCCACCCCTGAGCCTTCCACGTGGTCCTCCTTGGGCCTCGGGTGCTGCTCGGTGACCCTGCCGTGGGTTCCCTGGTGGTGGGGTACACCTGGGAACAGATGGGCTCAGATAATGGACAAGGTGCCCCCTACCCTCCAGGAATTTGCGGGCCTCTGCGGGGCTCTCTTCATTGTGTTTGGAGTCTTGGGGGCAGTGGCTCTGGGCCTGTATGTGGACAGGACCAAGCACTTCACTGAGGCCATCAAGATCGGCCTCTGTCTGACGTCTCTGGCCTGCGTGGCCTTTGCTGTGGTAAGAGTCCTCTTGAGCTGAGACCACCTTGCAGAGGGTGAGAGTGGGGTGCCCCAGGGGTGGGGCAGCTGGCAGGTTGGCCATAACAGACACCCAGACCCACTCAGATCCAGGTGCCCCCGCCGGGGTGTCCCTGGAGTGGTGTGGGCGCCGTGGCCTCTCCAGCTCTGGCACTGCCCTGCCCCCGACAGGGCTCGGCGGGGCCTGGGGTCCAGGCTGGGGCACTTCTGACCCCTGCCCTGCCGGTCTGTGCGGCTTGCTGCCCAGGTGTCTCAGCTGCAGGGACAGACCGTCATGCTGGCCGCCATCTGCTCGCTGCTGGGGTTCTTTGGCTTCTCGGTGGCGCCCGTTGCCATGGAGCTGGCGGTCGAGTGCTCCTTCCCCGTGGGTGAGGGCGCAGCCGCGGGCCTGGTCTTTGTGCTGGGGTAAGTGCCCATTCCCATGGCTTTCCAGGGACCCAGGGACCCTccccttgcccccacccccaggacacaCCACGGACGACCTGAATGCCTACTGCGTGCTGCCCTTGGGGTCCCCGGGACAGCACTGAGGCAGGGCTGAGGGCTTCGTGGCTGTGCAGGCAGGCCGAGGGTGTTCTCATCATGGTGCTGCTGACTTCCCTGACCGTGCGCCACGCGGAGCCGTCTGTCTCCACCTGCCAGGATGGCCAGGGCCCACTGGACTGGAAGGGTGAGGCCCAGGCCAGGAGGCTGACCCCACCCAGCCCTGGAGTCTCCCTTCCACTGGCCTCTTTCTCTTGGCAACCTCCACTGTCCTGGCGGGTGGGTGCAGGGCGCCCACTGAGGGGTGAGGTGGGTTGGGGCGGACCGAGGGCAGCAGGCAGAACCTGGAGCGCAGCCTGGTGGGAGCAGCCCTCAAGGGAGCCCACCTGTGACCCCACGTGAGCGGTTTTGAAGTGAGATCACAGACAGGAGAGAGAGTAAGAGacgcagagaaagacagagatggagacagaaagcCAGAGAGACAGGAGTGTGGTCGTGCTGCACACCCACG comes from Bubalus kerabau isolate K-KA32 ecotype Philippines breed swamp buffalo chromosome 7, PCC_UOA_SB_1v2, whole genome shotgun sequence and encodes:
- the SLC49A3 gene encoding solute carrier family 49 member A3 isoform X1 is translated as MAGPAGDWPEAAAATSVRSALGGYRAYARRWVFLLVISLLSCSNATLWLSFAPVADTIARHFLLSTEQINWLSLVYLVVSIPSGVVAIWVLDSVGLCRATTLGAFLNFWGSVIRSMPCMALGIQDPFVFLLGGQSFCALAQTLVIFSPAKLAALWFPEHQRATANMIGTMSNPLGILVANLLSPTLVKTEEDIPLMLGTYIIPAGLTFLLATACLWESVPPTPPSVGAAQSTSLSFLAGLKLLTRNKAYMVLAVCFGGGIGIFSSFSALLEQVLCVNGYSSEFAGLCGALFIVFGVLGAVALGLYVDRTKHFTEAIKIGLCLTSLACVAFAVVSQLQGQTVMLAAICSLLGFFGFSVAPVAMELAVECSFPVGEGAAAGLVFVLGTEAGLRASWLCRQAEGVLIMVLLTSLTVRHAEPSVSTCQDGQGPLDWKAPMLLMAGLCVLFSCLFVLLFHTPYRRLQAEAEASPSIQEDERPATAAALDLDHAPYLAAMP
- the SLC49A3 gene encoding solute carrier family 49 member A3 isoform X2 — its product is MAGPAGDWPEAAAATSVRSALGGYRAYARRWVFLLVISLLSCSNATLWLSFAPVADTIARHFLLSTEQINWLSLVYLVVSIPSGVVAIWVLDSVGLCRATTLGAFLNFWGSVIRSMPCMALGIQDPFVFLLGGQSFCALAQTLVIFSPAKLAALWFPEHQRATANMIGTMSNPLGILVANLLSPTLVKTEEDIPLMLGTYIIPAGLTFLLATACLWESVPPTPPSVGAAQSTSLSFLAGLKLLTRNKAYMVLAVCFGGGIGIFSSFSALLEQVLCVNGYSSEFAGLCGALFIVFGVLGAVALGLYVDRTKHFTEAIKIGLCLTSLACVAFAVVSQLQGQTVMLAAICSLLGFFGFSVAPVAMELAVECSFPVGEGAAAGLVFVLGTEAGLRASWLCRQAEGVLIMVLLTSLTVRHAEPSVSTCQDGQGPLDWKAASLCSFSTHRTGACRLRPRPAPPFRRMNAQQPQQPWTWTTRPTWQPCPEAPL
- the SLC49A3 gene encoding solute carrier family 49 member A3 isoform X5 translates to MAGPAGDWPEAAAATSVRSALGGYRAYARRWVFLLVISLLSCSNATLWLSFAPVADTIARHFLLSTEQINWLSLVYLVVSIPSGVVAIWVLDSVGLCRATTLGAFLNFWGSVIRSMPCMALGIQDPFVFLLGGQSFCALAQTLVIFSPAKLAALWFPEHQRATANMIGTMSNPLGILVANLLSPTLVKTEEDIPLMLGTYIIPAGLTFLLATACLWESVPPTPPSVGAAQSTSLSFLAGLKLLTRNKAYMVLAVCFGGGIGIFSSFSALLEQVLCVNGYSSEFAGLCGALFIVFGVLGAVALGLYVDRTKHFTEAIKIGLCLTSLACVAFAVVSQLQGQTVMLAAICSLLGFFGFSVAPVAMELAVECSFPVGEGAAAGLVFVLGAHAADGRPLRPLQLPLCAPFPHTVPAPAG
- the SLC49A3 gene encoding solute carrier family 49 member A3 isoform X4, which codes for MAGPAGDWPEAAAATSVRSALGGYRAYARRWVFLLVISLLSCSNATLWLSFAPVADTIARHFLLSTEQINWLSLVYLVVSIPSGVVAIWVLDSVGLCRATTLGAFLNFWGSVIRSMPCMALGIQDPFVFLLGGQSFCALAQTLVIFSPAKLAALWFPEHQRATANMIGTMSNPLGILVANLLSPTLVKTEEDIPLMLGTYIIPAGLTFLLATACLWESVPPTPPSVGAAQSTSLSFLAGLKLLTRNKAYMVLAVCFGGGIGIFSSFSALLEQVLCVNGYSSEFAGLCGALFIVFGVLGAVALGLYVDRTKHFTEAIKIGLCLTSLACVAFAVVSQLQGQTVMLAAICSLLGFFGFSVAPVAMELAVECSFPVGEGAAAGLVFVLGTEAGLRASWLCRQAEGVLIMVLLTSLTVRHAEPSVSTCQDGQGPLDWKG
- the SLC49A3 gene encoding solute carrier family 49 member A3 isoform X3, with amino-acid sequence MAGPAGDWPEAAAATSVRSALGGYRAYARRWVFLLVISLLSCSNATLWLSFAPVADTIARHFLLSTEQINWLSLVYLVVSIPSGVVAIWVLDSVGLCRATTLGAFLNFWGSVIRSMPCMALGIQDPFVFLLGGQSFCALAQTLVIFSPAKLAALWFPEHQRATANMIGTMSNPLGILVANLLSPTLVKTEEDIPLMLGTYIIPAGLTFLLATACLWESVPPTPPSVGAAQSTSLSFLAGLKLLTRNKAYMVLAVCFGGGIGIFSSFSALLEQVLCVNGYSSEFAGLCGALFIVFGVLGAVALGLYVDRTKHFTEAIKIGLCLTSLACVAFAVVSQLQGQTVMLAAICSLLGFFGFSVAPVAMELAVECSFPVGEGAAAGLVFVLGQAEGVLIMVLLTSLTVRHAEPSVSTCQDGQGPLDWKAPMLLMAGLCVLFSCLFVLLFHTPYRRLQAEAEASPSIQEDERPATAAALDLDHAPYLAAMP